A stretch of Geotrypetes seraphini chromosome 2, aGeoSer1.1, whole genome shotgun sequence DNA encodes these proteins:
- the LOC117354884 gene encoding uncharacterized protein LOC117354884: MEVITSQRGREHWVHEGYRYRRDRVMADGSTSWRCVRRDCVGRRKRLVDGSSVEITAHVHAPNNARIEADRMMGDIRERAVATVERPRQIIHGTTAGTSLEAATLLPAYTSMQRTVNRKRNAGHLAMGNPRCIRDIQIPEPLQRSTRGEQLLLWDSGENDERRIFIFTTESNLEVLAQHGHWFMDGTFKVAPHLFVQVFIIHAFVDNRALPMVYVLLNSKREEDYERVLRKLLETRNTLAPLTILMDFERASLQAARTVFPNATVSGCLFHLGQSLWRRIQHEGLTASYRDEERVRMFTKMLLALSFVPVDDVAECFQTLEESRPDELTLVYDYWEDNYIGRLRPNGRRVPPFPIPLWNIRSHVEDGLPRTNNSVEGWHHAFQSSVACHHPTIFKLLEHIQREQDHTEQLLARFQAGNRAPPSSKSTYVRVTQRLKTLLPTYGQRPLFQYLRGIAHNLEL; this comes from the coding sequence ATGGAAGTAATAACTTCACAGCGTGGGAGAGAGCACTGGGTTCATGAGGGCTATCGATATCGGCGTGACCGAGTGATGGCAGACGGATCCACGTCCTGGAGGTGTGTGCGCCGTGACTGtgtgggaagaagaaagaggctcGTTGATGGATCTTCTGTTGAGATAACGGCGCATGTGCATGCACCCAACAATGCTAGAATTGAAGCTGATCGAATGATGGGAGACATACGTGAAAGAGCTGTGGCTACGGTTGAAAGGCCACGACAGATCATTCATGGCACAACAGCTGGTACAAGTTTAGAAGCAGCTACATTATTGCCTGCATACACCTCCATGCAGAGAACAgttaatagaaagagaaatgcaggCCATCTAGCAATGGGTAATCCCAGGTGCATAAGAGACATACAAATTCCTGAGCCGCTACAAAGAAGCACACGTGGTGAACAATTACTGTTGTGGGATTCAGGTGAAAATGATGAAAGACGCATATTCATTTTCACAACAGAATCTAATCTTGAGGTGTTGGCGCAACATGGACATTGGTTCATGGATGGGACATTCAAAGTTGCCCCCCATTTGTTTGTCCAAGTCTTTATCATCCATGCATTTGTAGACAATCGTGCACTTCCCATGGTCTACGTGTTGTTGAACAGTAAAAGGGAGGAAGACTATGAACGTGTGTTGAGGAAACTGCTGGAAACCAGAAACACGTTGGCACCATTGACAATCTTGATGGACTTTGAGAGAGCAAGTCTGCAAGCTGCCCGCACTGTATTTCCCAATGCTACAGTTTCTGGCTGCCTGTTCCATCTGGGTCAATCATTGTGGCGCAGAATTCAACATGAGGGACTGACCGCCAGCTATAGAGATGAGGAGAGAGTAAGAATGTTCACCAAAATGCTGTTAGCATTAAGTTTTGTTCCTGTGGATGATGTTGCTGAGTGTTTCCAGACCTTGGAGGAGAGTCGACCAGATGAACTGACCCTGGTGTATGACTATTGGGAAGACAATTACATCGGGAGATTGCGGCCAAATGGGAGACGGGTGCCACCTTTTCCTATTCCTCTGTGGAATATACGCTCCCATGTGGAAGATGGACTGCCTCGGACCAATAATTCCGTTGAAGGTTGGCACCATGCATTTCAATCCTCTGTTGCATGCCACCATCCAACCATCTTTAAACTCCTTGAACATATACAGCGTGAGCAAGATCACACAGAACAGCTGCTTGCTCGATTCCAGGCTGGTAACCGCGCACCACCCAGCAGTAAGAGCACGTATGTGAGAGTGACGCAAAGACTAAAAACGCTGCTGCCAACATATGGACAAAGACCTCTCTTTCAATATCTCCGTGGTATAGCACATAATCTGGAACTGTAG